A region of the Agrobacterium sp. RAC06 genome:
AGTTCGGCGAACTCGATGCGCCGCTTGCCAAGGCCCAGGCCGTCATCGAAGACGGGCGACAGGTCATGGCCGCCGGCTACGCCGTGCAGATCATGATGGCCCGTTTCCTGCTGGAGCCGACCGAGCAGAACCGGATGCTGCTAGAGCAGCAGTTCAACGCGGTGAAGAAGTTCCTTGGCGCACTGGACAAGACCGCTGCGGATCAGCCGATCCTGATGCAGGTGAAGAAGGATCTCGGCCCCGCTGTCGATACGATGATTGGCGCGAGTGCTGAACTCGTAAAGGTGAGCCAGGAACGGAAGGCAAGCTTCGAAGAGGCGGCCGCTGACCTCAACATCATCTGGCAGCAACTCACGACCTTCGCCGAAATGCAGAAGGTTTCGGCTGGGCAGGAACGTCAGGAAGCCAACTCGATTTCCATCAGCGCAACGGCACTCGGCATCCTGATCTCCATCTTCGCCGGCATCGGCCTTGTGATGACCTTCAAGGGGCCGATAGGCCAGATCACTGGCGCCATGCGTCGCCTGGCCGAAGGTGTTCTCGATACGAAGATCAACGGCGAAGCCCGTGTTGACGAGATCGGCGAGATGGCCCGTGCGCTCGGCGTCTTCAAGCAGAACGCACTCTCGAAGATCGAAATCGAGAGCCGCAGCGAAGCCGAGCGCGCTCAGGCGGAGGACGAGCGTCGTCGCAACGATCTCGAAAAGCAGGAGATCGATCGCCAGATCGACTTCGCCGTCAATGCGCTGGCCACCGGTCTCGGCCGTCTCGCCAAGGGCGACATCTCCGAAACCATCGACACGCCGTTCCACGGCCGTCTCGAGCAGTTGCGCAACGATTTCAACCAGTCGCTCGAGCACCTGCAGGATACGATGACGCAGATCCGCTCGAACACCTACATGATCCAGCGCAACGCCGCCGAGATGAGCAGTGCAGCCGACCAACTCGCCAAGCGCACCGAGCAGCAGGCGGCCTCGCTCGAGGAAACGGCCGCTGCCGTCGACGAGATCACGGTGACCGTCAAGTCGTCTGCGGAGCGGGCCGAGGAAGTGAACAACATCGTCGCTGATACCAAGGGCCGCGCGGACACTTCGTCGACGGTTGTCGGAAACGCCATCGACGCCATGGGCCGGATTGAAGATGCCTCGGGCCAGATCGTCCAGATCATCGACGTGATCGACGAGATCGCCTTCCAGACCAACCTGCTGGCGCTCAATGCGGGCATCGAAGCAGCGCGTGCGGGCGAAGCCGGCAAGGGCTTTGCTGTCGTTGCCCAGGAAGTGCGCGAGCTCGCACAGCGATCGGCGGGGGCTGCCCAGCAGATCAAGGACCTGATCCACAAGTCGAGCACGGAAGTCTCTTCCGGCGCCAAGCTGGTCCAGCAGACGGGTTCTGTGCTCGCCGAGATCTCGGCCAACATCATCACCGTCGCCGACCGCGTCTCGGTAATCGCCATGGCCAGCCGCGACCAGTCGAATGCGCTGGCCGAGGTCAACTCTTCCGTCAACGAGATGGACCAGATGACCCAGCGCAATGCCGCGATGGTGGAGGAAACCAATGCCGCGACCCGTCAACTAGCCGACGAGGCGGATGCGCTGATGCAGCTTGTCAACCAGTTCAAGCTGGCTCCCGAAGGCCGCCGTCAGCAGGCCACGCACACGCAGCATCGCGCCGCCTGATTGCCGTCGATCGCTGCAAGATCATGAGCCGCCGTTCCCTGTGGGTCGGCGGCTTTTTTGCGAGCAGACAGTCGCGCGTGCAAGCCGGCTTGGAAAGCTGCAGCCGGGCAGTTATCCTCGGGACGATGAGGAGCGCGCATTTGACGATCGGAATGGTACCACCCGCACGGCGATTGGCTGTGGCCCGGCGCATGATCATTGCGCTTGTCCTCGTACTGCTTGCCGCGAGCCTGGCGCTGATGACTGTCGGCAATCGGTTGATGACGCGC
Encoded here:
- a CDS encoding methyl-accepting chemotaxis protein; this encodes MFIDRILSRFNIQTKVLIFILPFVISISAVGFTGLYASGLLQGRIEISNSVLQSLSGFRDVSASMSSFLANTTEEAKADLTGRLEQQRRDLDSTLAQLAPDADGRGELEEAGKLIDQVFVHIDDLWRLHASETALVETLQKGGKQVVVAQGRVTAAMATMERAVQADDASAKTMLRDAESIRSTGTFLTETNSAFTKAKTPDEKFAVIGERIDEIIARQQVLVEVLPKANLSAAKTLEKIGGDLKAALATNDKSEDALKRMAGQLRNFTQLNAYLGLAAQQKMKEATIKFGELDAPLAKAQAVIEDGRQVMAAGYAVQIMMARFLLEPTEQNRMLLEQQFNAVKKFLGALDKTAADQPILMQVKKDLGPAVDTMIGASAELVKVSQERKASFEEAAADLNIIWQQLTTFAEMQKVSAGQERQEANSISISATALGILISIFAGIGLVMTFKGPIGQITGAMRRLAEGVLDTKINGEARVDEIGEMARALGVFKQNALSKIEIESRSEAERAQAEDERRRNDLEKQEIDRQIDFAVNALATGLGRLAKGDISETIDTPFHGRLEQLRNDFNQSLEHLQDTMTQIRSNTYMIQRNAAEMSSAADQLAKRTEQQAASLEETAAAVDEITVTVKSSAERAEEVNNIVADTKGRADTSSTVVGNAIDAMGRIEDASGQIVQIIDVIDEIAFQTNLLALNAGIEAARAGEAGKGFAVVAQEVRELAQRSAGAAQQIKDLIHKSSTEVSSGAKLVQQTGSVLAEISANIITVADRVSVIAMASRDQSNALAEVNSSVNEMDQMTQRNAAMVEETNAATRQLADEADALMQLVNQFKLAPEGRRQQATHTQHRAA